A stretch of the Alnus glutinosa chromosome 6, dhAlnGlut1.1, whole genome shotgun sequence genome encodes the following:
- the LOC133870259 gene encoding uncharacterized protein At5g08430-like has translation MKKQKKRRKIIKEIDSEDWCFVCKDGGALMICDYGDCLKVYHPECVGEDDSFVKTKVHWNCDWHSCFICYNTAKFRCFCCPNALCGNCIDVAEFAPVRGKKGFCNDCLKLVLLAEQNVDSDSDVGKIDLKDRETYEGLFKEYWDIIKEKEGLTVDNVHFADAQLKKREDHKCYSNSVRIGKAKGDNKLIIHDCDTNDIGQQKAIGKNRSSKALQFVGWGSKPLIEFLTSIGKDTTKQLTQYDVDSIISGYIQEKNLFHPKKKKKILCDKMLYSIFRKRSLDKNKIYNLLEVHFAENLEQSEEDENEDKDETFLGEKNYENDMVECKKQKTSSSFRKYQEKEVNFTAKQSCFASIVADNIKLVYLRKSLVERLLNQPESFEHKVVGSFVRVKRDPRDYQYWTSHKLLQVRGIKKISSEILLQAFNAPIDIHIAMLSDEDFTEEECEDLRKMVGTGLLKKPTIVELEQKARSLHEDITKHWIEKELVKLQNCIDRANEKGWRAELFQYLDKRELLKKPSEQEQLLKQPPKVIAEVEELKSDSAASLEINEEEGFCSESSLECEKAPNN, from the exons AGACTAAAGTCCACTGGAATTGCG ATTGGCATTCTTGCTTCATATGCTACAACACTGCAAAATTTCGTTGCTTTTGCTGTCCAAATGCTTTATGTGGAAACTGCATTGATGTTGCTGAGTTTGCCCCTGTTAGAGGGAAGAAAGGATTCTGCAACGACTGCTTGAAGCTTGTTCTACTTGCAGAACAGAATGTGGATTCTGATTCTGATGTG GGAAAGATAGATTTGAAAGACCGAGAGACGTATGAAGGTCTATTTAAGGAATATTGGGatataataaaggaaaaggaagGCCTGACTGTTGATAATGTGCATTTCGCAGATGCCCAATTAAAGAAGAGAGAGGACCACAAGTGCTACTCCAATTCAGTTAGAATTGGCAAGGCCAAAGGAGATAATAAATTGATAATACATGATTGTGACACCAATGATATAGGACAGCAGAAGGCAATAGGAAAAAATAGGAGTTCCAAGGCACTACAATTTGTAGGATGGGGATCAAAACCTCTCATTGAGTTCCTCACATCCATTGGTAAGGATACAACCAAACAACTAACGCAGTATGATGTGGACTCAATCATATCAGGATATATCCAAGAGAAAAACCTTTTtcacccaaaaaagaagaagaagattctttGTGACAAAATGCTCTATTCTATATTCAGAAAAAGATCACTGGATaagaacaaaatatataatcttCTGGAGGTTCATTTCGCTGAGAATTTGGAACAATCAGAAGAGGATGAAAATGAGGATAAAGATGAAACCTTTTTGGGGGAGAAAAACTACGAAAATGATATGGTTGAATGTAAGAAACAGAAGACGTCAAGCTCATTTAGAAAATATCAGGAAAAGGAAGTCAATTTTACTGCCAAGCAAAGCTGTTTTGCATCTATAGTTGCTGATAATATCAAACTTGTCTACTTAAGAAAAAGCTTAGTGGAAAGACTACTGAATCAGCCTGAAAGTTTTGAACACAAGGTAGTGGGAAGTTTTGTGAGAGTCAAAAGAGACCCTAGAGACTATCAGTACTGGACGTCTCATAAACTCTTGCAAGTTAGAG GCATAAAGAAAATCTCAAGTGAAATTCTCCTACAAGCGTTTAATGCGCCAATAGACATTCACATTGCTATGCTTTCTGATGAAGACTTCACTGAG GAAGAATGTGAGGATTTGAGAAAGATGGTTGGAACCGGCCTGCTAAAGAAACCTACTATT GTGGAGCTTGAACAGAAGGCCAGAAGTCTGCATGAGGATATAACAAAGCAT TGGATTGAGAAGGAGCTAGTCAAACTACAAAACTGCATTGATCGGGCAAACGAGAAAGGATGGAGAGCAGAAT TATTTCAATATTTAGACAAAAGAGAATTGCTTAAGAAGCCATCGGAACAGGAACAGTTATTAAAGCAGCCGCCGAAGGTCATTGCAGAAGTTGAAGAGCTCAAATCTGATTCTGCAGCCTCCTTGGAAATCAACGAAGAAGAAGGTTTTTGCTCGGAATCATCGTTGGAATGTGAAAAAGCTCCCAATAATTAA